In Lates calcarifer isolate ASB-BC8 linkage group LG4, TLL_Latcal_v3, whole genome shotgun sequence, a genomic segment contains:
- the LOC108880954 gene encoding ATP-dependent 6-phosphofructokinase, platelet type isoform X3, with protein MAGAAAPKRQDTRKFFENLSGAGKSIAVLTSGGDAQGMNAAVRAVVRMGIYVGAKVYFIHEGYQGMVDGGDNIKEATWESVSSMLQVGGTVIGSARCKEFRTHEGRLKAAHNLVQRNITNLCVIGGDGSLTGANLFREEWSGLLDELLQQGLIDEEAAQRNSALHIVGMVGSIDNDFCGTDMTIGTDSALHRIIEVVDAIMTTAQSHQRTFVLEVMGRHCGYLALVSALACGADWVFIPEMPPEDGWEDSMCQKLSENRADKKRLNIIIVAEGAIDSHNKAITPDYIKDLVVRCLGFDTRVTILGHVQRGGTPSAFDRILASRMGVEAVLALLEASANTPACVVSLVGNQAVRLPLMECVQMTQEVQKAMDEKKFDEAVRLRGRSFENNLSTYRLLSYRKADSELPNSSFNVAVMNVGAPAAGMNAAVRSAVRVGITEGHKMFAVNDGFEGFYKGQIKEIKWGDVGGWTGQGGSLLGTKRTLPGKHLDKIAEQMRIHNINALLVIGGFEAYVGLLELSSARDKYNEFCVPMVMVPATVSNNIPGSDLSIGSDTALNAITDTCDRIKQSASGTKRRVFIIETMGGYCGYLATVGGLAAGADTVYIYEEPFDIRDLQANVEHLTQKMKTSIQRGLVLRNENCNENFTTDFIYQLYTEEGRGVFDCRKNILGHMQQGGAPSPFDRNFGTKVAAKAMQWITRTLKDSYKGGRVFANSEETACLLGMRRRAMVFQPVSQLRDETDFVHRIPKEQWWLKLRPLMKILAKYKTSYDVSDSGQLEHVTRVRPKESNTSSAI; from the exons gGTTACCAGGGGATGGTGGACGGTGGAGACAACATCAAAGAGGCGACGTGGGAAAGCGTCTCCAGCATGCTGCAAGTG ggTGGTACGGTCATCGGGAGCGCCCGCTGTAAAGAGTTTCGTACTCACGAGGGCCGCTTGAAGGCGGCACACAACCTCGTGCAGCGCAACATCACCAACCTGTGTGTGATTGGTGGAGACGGCAGCTTGACCGGAGCTAACCTGTTCAGGGAGGAGTGGAGCGGCCTGCTCGATGAGCTCCTCCAGCAAG GTCTGATTGATGAGGAGGCAGCCCAGCGTAACTCAGCGCTCCACATCGTCGGCATGGTCGGCTCCATCGACAACGACTTCTGCGGCACCGACATGACCATCGGCACCGACTCGGCCCTGCATCGGATCATCGAGGTGGTGGACGCCATCATGACCACTGCTCAGAG ccACCAGAGGACATTTGTTCTGGAGGTCATGGGGAGACACTGCGG ataccTGGCCCTGGTCAGTGCCCTGGCATGTGGAGCTGATTGGGTTTTTATCCCTGAAATGCCTCCTGAAGATGGATGGGAGGACAGCATGTGTCAGAAACTGTCTGag AACCGCGCCGATAAGAAAAGGCTGAACATTATAATTGTAGCCGAGGGTGCCATAGATAGCCACAACAAGGCTATAACTCCTGATTATATCAAGGAT CTGGTAGTCCGCTGCCTGGGTTTTGACACCAGGGTCACCATCTTGGGCCATGTGCAGAGAGGTGGAACCCCCTCTGCTTTTGACAGGATCCTG GCCAGTCGTATGGGCGTGGAGGCCGTGCTGGCGTTATTGGAGGCGTCTGCCAACACCCCGGCCTGCGTCGTGTCTCTGGTTGGCAACCAGGCTGTTCGACTGCCACTTATGGAGTGTGTTCAGATG ACTCAAGAAGTGCAGAAGGCCATGGATGAGAAGAAATTTGACGAGGCAGTCAGACTGCGTGGCAG GAGCTTTGAAAACAACCTGAGCACCTACAGACTCCTCTCCTACAGGAAAGCAGACTCTGAACTCCCAAAT AGCTCGTTTAACGTGGCGGTGATGAACGTGGGTGCACCGGCAGCAGGTATGAACGCCGCCGTGCGCTCTGCTGTCAGAGTGGGAATCACTGAGGGCCACAAAATGTTTGCTGTCAACGACGGCTTTGAAGGATTTTACAAAGGACAG ATCAAGGAGATCAAATGGGGAGATGTAGGAGGTTGGACTGGCCAGGGAGGGTCGCTGCTAGGGACAAAAAG AACTCTCCCAGGCAAACATCTGGATAAGATTGCTGAGCAGATGAGGATCCACAACATCAATGCCCTGCTTGTCATCGGAGGATTCGAG GCCTACGTGGGATTACTGGAACTTTCTTCTGCACGGGACAAATATAATGAATTCTGTGTGCCCATGGTTATGGTCCCCGCCACCGTCTCCAACAATATACCCGGTTCAGACCTCAGCATTGGCTCAGACACCGCTCTGAATGCCATTACTGAT aCATGTGACCGCATCAAGCAGTCAGCCAGTGGCACTAAGCGGCGTGTTTTCATCATTGAGACTATGGGAGGCTACTGTGGCTACCTGGCCACTGTGGGCGGCCTGGCTGCAGGTGCTGACACCGTCTACATCTACGAGGAGCCGTTTGACATCCGGGACCTGCAG gccAACGTGGAGCATCTGACGCAGAAGATGAAGACGAGCATCCAGAGAGGCTTGGTGCTCAG GAATGAGAACTGCAATGAGAACTTCACCACTGATTTCATCTACCAGCTGTACACTGAGGAGGGTCGGGGAGTGTTCGACTGTAGGAAGAACATCCTCGGTCATATGCAGCAG GGAGGAGCTCCGTCTCCATTTGATAGAAACTTTGGCACCAAAGTTGCTGCTAAAGCCATGCAGTGGATCACACGAACACTCAAGGACTCTTACAAAGGAG GGCGAGTGTTTGCTAACTCAGAGGAAACTGCCTGCCTGCTGGGGATGCGTCGCAGAGCTATGGTCTTTCAGCCTGTATCACAGCTCCGGGATGAGACTGACTTTGT CCACAGGATCCCGAAGGAGCAGTGGTGGCTGAAGCTCCGTCCACTGATGAAAATCCTGGCCAAGTACAAGACGAGCTACGACGTGTCCGACTCTGGCCAGCTGGAACATGTGACCCGGGTCCGACCCAAAGAGAGCAACACCTCGTCAGCCATCTGA
- the LOC108880954 gene encoding ATP-dependent 6-phosphofructokinase, platelet type isoform X2, with amino-acid sequence MAGAAAPKRQDTRKFFENLSGAGKSIAVLTSGGDAQGMNAAVRAVVRMGIYVGAKVYFIHEGYQGMVDGGDNIKEATWESVSSMLQVGGTVIGSARCKEFRTHEGRLKAAHNLVQRNITNLCVIGGDGSLTGANLFREEWSGLLDELLQQGLIDEEAAQRNSALHIVGMVGSIDNDFCGTDMTIGTDSALHRIIEVVDAIMTTAQSHQRTFVLEVMGRHCGYLALVSALACGADWVFIPEMPPEDGWEDSMCQKLSESRSRGSRLNIIIVAEGAIDRQGQPITSDFVKDLVVRCLGFDTRVTILGHVQRGGTPSAFDRILASRMGVEAVLALLEASANTPACVVSLVGNQAVRLPLMECVQMTQEVQKAMDEKKFDEAVRLRGRSFENNLSTYRLLSYRKADSELPNSSFNVAVMNVGAPAAGMNAAVRSAVRVGITEGHKMFAVNDGFEGFYKGQIKEIKWGDVGGWTGQGGSLLGTKRTLPGKHLDKIAEQMRIHNINALLVIGGFEAFESLLQLYEARADYEEFCIPMCMLPATISNNVPGTDLSIGADTSLNAIVETCDRIKQSASGTKRRVFIIETMGGYCGYLATVGGLAAGADTVYIYEEPFDIRDLQANVEHLTQKMKTSIQRGLVLRNENCNENFTTDFIYQLYTEEGRGVFDCRKNILGHMQQGGAPSPFDRNFGTKVAAKAMQWITRTLKDSYKGGRVFANSEETACLLGMRRRAMVFQPVSQLRDETDFVHRIPKEQWWLKLRPLMKILAKYKTSYDVSDSGQLEHVTRVRPKESNTSSAI; translated from the exons gGTTACCAGGGGATGGTGGACGGTGGAGACAACATCAAAGAGGCGACGTGGGAAAGCGTCTCCAGCATGCTGCAAGTG ggTGGTACGGTCATCGGGAGCGCCCGCTGTAAAGAGTTTCGTACTCACGAGGGCCGCTTGAAGGCGGCACACAACCTCGTGCAGCGCAACATCACCAACCTGTGTGTGATTGGTGGAGACGGCAGCTTGACCGGAGCTAACCTGTTCAGGGAGGAGTGGAGCGGCCTGCTCGATGAGCTCCTCCAGCAAG GTCTGATTGATGAGGAGGCAGCCCAGCGTAACTCAGCGCTCCACATCGTCGGCATGGTCGGCTCCATCGACAACGACTTCTGCGGCACCGACATGACCATCGGCACCGACTCGGCCCTGCATCGGATCATCGAGGTGGTGGACGCCATCATGACCACTGCTCAGAG ccACCAGAGGACATTTGTTCTGGAGGTCATGGGGAGACACTGCGG ataccTGGCCCTGGTCAGTGCCCTGGCATGTGGAGCTGATTGGGTTTTTATCCCTGAAATGCCTCCTGAAGATGGATGGGAGGACAGCATGTGTCAGAAACTGTCTGag AGCCGATCTCGGGGTTCCAGGTTGAATATTATCATAGTTGCTGAAGGAGCCATTGACAGACAAGGACAACCCATTACCTCTGATTTTGTGAAGGAT CTGGTAGTCCGCTGCCTGGGTTTTGACACCAGGGTCACCATCTTGGGCCATGTGCAGAGAGGTGGAACCCCCTCTGCTTTTGACAGGATCCTG GCCAGTCGTATGGGCGTGGAGGCCGTGCTGGCGTTATTGGAGGCGTCTGCCAACACCCCGGCCTGCGTCGTGTCTCTGGTTGGCAACCAGGCTGTTCGACTGCCACTTATGGAGTGTGTTCAGATG ACTCAAGAAGTGCAGAAGGCCATGGATGAGAAGAAATTTGACGAGGCAGTCAGACTGCGTGGCAG GAGCTTTGAAAACAACCTGAGCACCTACAGACTCCTCTCCTACAGGAAAGCAGACTCTGAACTCCCAAAT AGCTCGTTTAACGTGGCGGTGATGAACGTGGGTGCACCGGCAGCAGGTATGAACGCCGCCGTGCGCTCTGCTGTCAGAGTGGGAATCACTGAGGGCCACAAAATGTTTGCTGTCAACGACGGCTTTGAAGGATTTTACAAAGGACAG ATCAAGGAGATCAAATGGGGAGATGTAGGAGGTTGGACTGGCCAGGGAGGGTCGCTGCTAGGGACAAAAAG AACTCTCCCAGGCAAACATCTGGATAAGATTGCTGAGCAGATGAGGATCCACAACATCAATGCCCTGCTTGTCATCGGAGGATTCGAG GCATTTGAGTCCCTGCTGCAGCTGTACGAGGCCCGGGCCGACTACGAGGAGTTTTGCATCCCGATGTGCATGCTGCCTGCAACCATTAGTAACAATGTGCCCGGCACCGACCTCAGTATCGGCGCTGACACGTCTCTCAACGCCATCGTGGAG aCATGTGACCGCATCAAGCAGTCAGCCAGTGGCACTAAGCGGCGTGTTTTCATCATTGAGACTATGGGAGGCTACTGTGGCTACCTGGCCACTGTGGGCGGCCTGGCTGCAGGTGCTGACACCGTCTACATCTACGAGGAGCCGTTTGACATCCGGGACCTGCAG gccAACGTGGAGCATCTGACGCAGAAGATGAAGACGAGCATCCAGAGAGGCTTGGTGCTCAG GAATGAGAACTGCAATGAGAACTTCACCACTGATTTCATCTACCAGCTGTACACTGAGGAGGGTCGGGGAGTGTTCGACTGTAGGAAGAACATCCTCGGTCATATGCAGCAG GGAGGAGCTCCGTCTCCATTTGATAGAAACTTTGGCACCAAAGTTGCTGCTAAAGCCATGCAGTGGATCACACGAACACTCAAGGACTCTTACAAAGGAG GGCGAGTGTTTGCTAACTCAGAGGAAACTGCCTGCCTGCTGGGGATGCGTCGCAGAGCTATGGTCTTTCAGCCTGTATCACAGCTCCGGGATGAGACTGACTTTGT CCACAGGATCCCGAAGGAGCAGTGGTGGCTGAAGCTCCGTCCACTGATGAAAATCCTGGCCAAGTACAAGACGAGCTACGACGTGTCCGACTCTGGCCAGCTGGAACATGTGACCCGGGTCCGACCCAAAGAGAGCAACACCTCGTCAGCCATCTGA